A window of the Natronospira proteinivora genome harbors these coding sequences:
- the katG gene encoding catalase/peroxidase HPI has protein sequence MTNRAIPILTAATVALSTAMMGGLAFAEKGNPTGKSNDFWWPEQLDLTPILQHSPESNPYGDDFDYAEAFESLDLEAVKADIEEVMTDSQDWWPADWGHYGGLFIRMAWHSAGTYRIFDGRGGAVGGQQRFEPLNSWPDNVSLDKAQRLLWPVKKKYGRSISWGDLMILTGNVALESMGFETYGFAGGRPDDWEPDTVYWGPEGIWLDDERHDEADELERPLAASQMGLIYVNPEGPGGEPDPVAAAERIRDTFARMGMNDEETVALIAGGHTFGKAHGAVDADCIGDEPAAAGLEQQGFGWQNECGSGKGADTFTSGLEGAWSATPTQWSNQFLDNLFNFDWEQTYSPAGGIQWVPADGAASNLVPDAHDPDERHAPIMFTTDLSLKEDPKYREISERFRENPDEFQEAFARAWYKLTHRDMGPRSRYLGDEVPDEALIWQDPVPEVDHTLVSDRDVRNLKGEILDSDLTVAELVRTAWGSAATYRSSDMRGGANGARIRLAPQNEWPVNDPEELERVLGVLEEIKDDFNDRRWGDKRISMADMIVLGGAAAIEKAAADAGHEVTVPFTPGRTDATAEQTDEASFAVLEPTADGFRNYYGDGNRLSPTQALVDRAALLDLTVPEMTVLVGGMRALGANAGGSEHGIFTDRPGELSNDFFVNLLDMSTEWSQSEEQNGLYEGRDRQSGELKYTATPVDLIFGSHTQLRAVAEVYASDDADEKFVEDFIDAWSKVMTLDRFDI, from the coding sequence ATGACTAATCGAGCGATTCCTATCTTGACCGCCGCGACGGTAGCACTGTCGACGGCCATGATGGGCGGACTTGCCTTCGCCGAAAAGGGCAATCCCACCGGAAAATCCAATGACTTCTGGTGGCCCGAGCAGCTGGACCTCACTCCCATCCTTCAGCATTCCCCGGAATCCAATCCCTACGGCGATGACTTCGATTACGCCGAAGCCTTCGAAAGCCTGGACCTGGAAGCAGTCAAGGCCGATATCGAAGAAGTCATGACCGATTCCCAGGATTGGTGGCCGGCCGACTGGGGTCACTACGGCGGCCTGTTCATCCGCATGGCCTGGCACAGCGCCGGCACCTATCGCATCTTTGATGGCCGCGGCGGCGCCGTGGGCGGTCAGCAGCGCTTCGAGCCGCTCAACAGCTGGCCCGACAACGTCAGCCTGGACAAGGCCCAACGCCTGCTCTGGCCGGTCAAGAAAAAGTACGGCCGCAGCATCTCCTGGGGGGATCTGATGATCCTCACCGGCAATGTGGCCCTGGAATCCATGGGCTTTGAAACCTATGGCTTCGCCGGTGGCCGTCCTGATGACTGGGAGCCGGACACGGTCTACTGGGGCCCGGAAGGCATCTGGCTGGATGATGAGCGCCATGACGAAGCCGATGAACTGGAACGTCCCCTGGCCGCGTCCCAGATGGGCCTGATCTACGTGAACCCGGAAGGCCCGGGTGGTGAACCCGACCCGGTGGCCGCCGCCGAGCGGATTCGCGACACCTTTGCCCGCATGGGCATGAACGATGAAGAAACCGTGGCCCTGATCGCCGGTGGCCATACCTTCGGCAAGGCCCACGGGGCCGTGGATGCTGACTGCATCGGTGATGAACCGGCTGCCGCCGGCCTGGAACAGCAGGGTTTTGGTTGGCAGAACGAATGCGGCAGTGGCAAAGGCGCCGACACCTTCACCAGTGGCCTGGAAGGCGCCTGGTCCGCCACCCCCACCCAATGGAGCAATCAGTTCCTGGACAATCTGTTCAACTTCGACTGGGAGCAGACCTACAGCCCGGCCGGTGGTATCCAGTGGGTGCCGGCGGATGGCGCCGCGTCCAACCTGGTGCCGGACGCCCATGACCCGGACGAGCGTCACGCACCGATCATGTTCACCACCGATTTGTCGCTGAAGGAAGACCCCAAGTACCGGGAAATCTCCGAGCGCTTCCGGGAAAACCCGGATGAGTTCCAGGAAGCCTTCGCCCGCGCCTGGTACAAGCTGACCCACCGTGACATGGGGCCGCGCTCCCGTTACCTGGGTGATGAAGTGCCGGACGAGGCACTCATCTGGCAGGATCCGGTACCGGAAGTGGACCACACCCTGGTCAGCGACCGCGATGTCCGCAACCTGAAGGGCGAGATCCTGGATTCGGACCTGACCGTGGCCGAGCTGGTTCGTACGGCCTGGGGCTCCGCCGCCACCTACCGCAGCAGTGATATGCGGGGCGGTGCCAATGGGGCCCGTATTCGCCTGGCTCCCCAGAACGAATGGCCGGTGAATGATCCGGAAGAACTGGAGCGGGTACTTGGCGTGCTCGAAGAGATCAAGGACGACTTCAACGACCGTCGCTGGGGCGACAAGCGCATTTCAATGGCAGACATGATCGTCCTTGGCGGTGCCGCTGCCATTGAAAAGGCGGCTGCCGATGCCGGCCATGAGGTCACCGTGCCCTTCACACCGGGCCGGACCGACGCCACCGCCGAGCAGACCGACGAAGCATCCTTCGCCGTACTGGAACCCACTGCTGATGGCTTTCGGAACTACTACGGTGACGGCAATCGTCTGTCCCCAACCCAGGCCCTGGTGGACCGGGCCGCGCTGCTGGACCTCACGGTCCCGGAAATGACCGTCCTGGTGGGCGGCATGCGGGCCCTGGGCGCCAATGCCGGCGGCAGTGAGCACGGCATCTTCACCGATCGGCCGGGCGAACTGAGCAACGACTTCTTCGTCAACCTGCTGGACATGTCCACCGAGTGGTCCCAGTCCGAGGAGCAGAACGGT
- a CDS encoding nuclear transport factor 2 family protein, with amino-acid sequence MKLEIPTACGNAPRKAFLVEFNVALAEGRFDEVIAAVTEDVVWQDVGRQRLEGKSALESYLNDHSLPKIQVLRLFRVITHGRDATVDGEMETASGDILSFCHVYTFKDTRNNWIRSCHSYQIGG; translated from the coding sequence ATGAAACTGGAAATACCCACCGCTTGCGGGAATGCCCCTCGGAAGGCTTTTTTGGTGGAGTTCAACGTGGCCTTAGCCGAGGGACGATTCGATGAAGTGATCGCGGCCGTGACCGAGGATGTGGTTTGGCAGGATGTTGGGAGGCAGCGGCTAGAGGGTAAGTCAGCGCTTGAGTCTTATCTGAACGATCACTCGTTACCCAAAATTCAGGTGTTGCGCTTGTTCCGGGTAATCACCCATGGCCGGGATGCGACGGTGGATGGAGAGATGGAAACAGCCTCCGGCGATATCCTGTCCTTCTGCCATGTTTACACCTTCAAGGACACCCGCAATAACTGGATCCGTTCCTGTCATTCCTATCAAATCGGTGGTTGA
- a CDS encoding GNAT family N-acetyltransferase — protein MSQTAHLLHETFLGRCEDWQDMDSARREVTDALQEDRISRFAVDANNQVIGWVGGIPEYGGRVWELHPLLVARVWRGRGVGRALVHELEALARRRGGQTLWLGSDDENNETSLSGVDLYSDIPAAIRNFRKLWGEHPCDFYFLLGFCITGVMPDANGPGKPDIFFAKRL, from the coding sequence ATGAGCCAGACCGCCCACTTGCTCCACGAGACATTTCTGGGCCGTTGTGAGGATTGGCAGGATATGGATTCGGCCCGGCGGGAAGTGACTGACGCCTTGCAAGAGGATCGCATCAGTCGGTTCGCCGTGGATGCCAACAATCAGGTGATTGGCTGGGTGGGTGGCATTCCCGAGTACGGGGGACGCGTTTGGGAGCTGCATCCGCTTCTCGTGGCACGGGTCTGGCGTGGACGCGGGGTTGGCCGGGCCTTGGTTCATGAGCTGGAAGCGCTGGCGCGTCGCCGGGGCGGGCAGACCCTCTGGCTGGGGAGTGACGACGAGAATAATGAGACGAGCTTGAGTGGCGTTGATCTCTATTCGGATATTCCCGCCGCCATCCGTAACTTCCGCAAGTTGTGGGGCGAGCATCCCTGTGATTTCTATTTTCTCCTGGGTTTTTGTATCACCGGTGTGATGCCTGACGCCAATGGCCCCGGCAAGCCGGATATTTTCTTTGCCAAGCGGCTTTAG
- the dapE gene encoding succinyl-diaminopimelate desuccinylase, protein MTDTLGMSPNQLAMHLIRQVSITPADAGCQQIIAEYLETLGFDCEHLRYGEVDNLWAVRGDSGPLFCFAGHTDVVPTGPAENWTHPPFDPVEADGWLWGRGSADMKGGLAAMLVAVRDFLALYPDPGMRLAFLITSDEEGPAQDGTKRVMQTLNERGVKIDYCVVGEPSSREQVGDVVRHGRRGSLSGQVTVRGIQGHVAYPQNADNPIPRLTAALTELSARQWDEGDDDFPPTSFQTSNFNAGTGANNVIPGTAEAWFNFRYSPHQTPEGLQAVVSEVFQRHAPEHAFFWRDSGRPFITRGGKLLEAVRRAVTEKAGINPEFSTSGGTSDGRFIAPTGTELVELGPTNATIHAVDERIGVHELETLRQSYQAILEHLRH, encoded by the coding sequence GTGACTGACACCCTGGGCATGAGCCCCAATCAACTCGCCATGCACTTGATCCGGCAAGTCTCTATTACACCGGCAGATGCCGGCTGCCAGCAGATTATCGCCGAGTATCTTGAGACCTTGGGCTTTGACTGCGAGCACCTGCGCTATGGCGAGGTGGACAATCTCTGGGCCGTGCGGGGTGATAGCGGGCCCCTGTTCTGCTTTGCCGGCCATACCGATGTGGTGCCCACCGGCCCGGCGGAAAACTGGACCCACCCGCCCTTCGATCCGGTGGAGGCCGATGGCTGGCTGTGGGGCCGAGGGTCTGCGGACATGAAGGGCGGCCTGGCCGCCATGCTGGTGGCCGTGCGGGATTTTCTAGCACTTTACCCGGACCCGGGCATGCGCCTGGCCTTTCTCATCACCAGTGACGAGGAAGGACCGGCCCAGGACGGCACCAAGCGGGTCATGCAAACCCTCAATGAACGGGGCGTCAAGATCGATTACTGCGTGGTGGGCGAACCCTCCAGCCGAGAGCAAGTGGGTGATGTGGTCCGCCATGGGCGGCGGGGTTCGCTCAGCGGACAAGTGACCGTCAGGGGCATACAGGGCCATGTGGCCTACCCCCAGAATGCCGACAACCCCATTCCACGGCTGACCGCCGCGCTGACCGAGCTGAGCGCCCGCCAGTGGGATGAAGGCGATGATGACTTCCCGCCCACCAGCTTCCAGACCTCCAACTTCAATGCCGGCACCGGTGCCAACAACGTGATCCCCGGCACCGCCGAAGCCTGGTTCAATTTTCGTTATTCCCCCCACCAGACTCCGGAAGGCCTACAGGCCGTGGTCAGCGAAGTCTTTCAACGCCACGCCCCTGAACACGCGTTCTTCTGGCGGGATTCCGGCCGCCCCTTCATCACCCGAGGCGGCAAGCTGCTGGAAGCCGTTCGCCGGGCCGTGACGGAAAAGGCTGGCATCAACCCTGAGTTCTCCACCTCCGGCGGCACTTCCGATGGGCGCTTCATCGCCCCCACCGGCACCGAGCTGGTGGAACTGGGCCCCACCAATGCCACCATCCACGCCGTGGATGAACGCATCGGCGTGCATGAACTGGAGACCCTCCGGCAAAGCTACCAAGCCATTCTTGAGCACCTACGGCACTAA
- a CDS encoding pirin family protein has product MSTQDENREAADPKGPNGDTAPCVRRLAARESDVGGIPVARALPSRKQRRIGAWCFLDHAGPAHFEPGSDGMQVGPHPHTSLQTFTWMIAGELIHRDSLGYEQRIRPGQVNLMTAGWGISHTEASPDGEEQLHAAQLWIALPHDKRHMAPRFDHYPDLPRLSRDHLDLTLLLGEFEGEQAPTLHYSPLMGLDMAWSEAATTELALRTDFEYGILPLEGSLNIDEETFQANELAYLGQGRDRLSLSTGAPGRALLIGGEPMDANITMWWNFVGHSREEVAQAQDDWEAGDARFGEIPKPNRPRMTAPPIPWKRSGHE; this is encoded by the coding sequence ATGAGCACCCAGGACGAGAACCGGGAAGCCGCCGACCCCAAGGGACCGAATGGCGATACTGCCCCCTGCGTGCGGCGGCTGGCGGCCCGGGAATCGGATGTGGGCGGCATCCCGGTGGCCCGCGCCCTGCCCAGCCGCAAGCAGCGGCGTATCGGAGCCTGGTGCTTTTTGGACCATGCCGGCCCGGCCCACTTTGAGCCGGGCTCGGATGGCATGCAGGTAGGCCCCCACCCGCATACCAGCTTGCAAACCTTTACCTGGATGATTGCCGGGGAGCTGATTCACCGGGACAGCCTGGGTTATGAACAGCGCATCCGTCCCGGTCAGGTCAATCTGATGACCGCCGGCTGGGGCATTAGCCATACCGAGGCCTCTCCCGACGGGGAAGAGCAGCTGCACGCCGCTCAGCTCTGGATTGCCTTGCCCCATGACAAGCGCCACATGGCACCCCGCTTTGACCATTATCCAGATCTGCCCCGCCTGAGCCGGGACCACCTGGATCTGACCCTGCTGCTGGGTGAATTCGAGGGCGAGCAGGCCCCCACCTTGCACTACTCTCCCCTCATGGGTCTGGACATGGCCTGGTCGGAGGCCGCCACCACCGAACTGGCCCTACGAACCGATTTCGAATACGGCATCCTGCCACTGGAAGGCAGTCTCAATATTGACGAGGAAACCTTCCAGGCCAATGAGCTGGCCTATCTGGGCCAGGGCCGGGACCGTCTCTCCCTGAGCACCGGGGCGCCGGGCCGGGCACTGCTGATTGGCGGTGAACCCATGGACGCCAATATCACCATGTGGTGGAATTTCGTCGGTCACAGCCGCGAGGAAGTCGCCCAGGCCCAGGATGACTGGGAAGCCGGTGATGCGCGATTCGGTGAGATCCCCAAGCCCAATCGGCCCCGGATGACCGCCCCACCGATTCCCTGGAAACGATCCGGCCATGAGTAA
- a CDS encoding NADPH-dependent FMN reductase, with product MSEAIKLLTLAGSLRRASVNRRLQRVVSQAARDQGAQVTELDLADYPLPVYDGDLEQAEFPENVRKLQSLLAEHDAVLISSPEYNGSIPGMLKNVIDWLSRPQEDGTPGTALFKGKVIGISAASPGRLGGLRCLLILRDALAKLGSWVAPTQVAVGGAGDAFEADAPRLSNDKQQKQIEGLVREVLDASGALRPS from the coding sequence ATGAGCGAAGCCATCAAACTTCTTACCCTGGCCGGCAGCCTGCGCCGGGCTTCGGTCAACCGCCGCCTTCAGCGAGTTGTCAGCCAGGCCGCCCGTGACCAGGGTGCTCAGGTCACCGAGCTGGATCTGGCCGACTACCCCCTGCCGGTCTATGACGGTGATCTGGAACAGGCGGAATTTCCTGAAAACGTCCGCAAGCTACAGTCTCTCCTGGCCGAGCATGATGCGGTATTGATCAGCAGCCCGGAATACAATGGGTCCATTCCCGGCATGCTCAAGAATGTGATCGACTGGCTGTCCCGCCCCCAGGAGGACGGCACCCCGGGCACCGCTCTGTTCAAGGGCAAGGTAATCGGCATCAGCGCCGCCTCACCAGGTAGACTTGGCGGACTGCGCTGCCTGCTGATTCTACGCGATGCCCTGGCCAAACTGGGCAGCTGGGTAGCCCCCACCCAGGTGGCCGTGGGCGGTGCGGGAGATGCTTTCGAGGCCGATGCCCCCCGCCTGTCCAATGACAAGCAACAAAAGCAGATTGAAGGCCTGGTTCGGGAAGTGCTGGATGCGTCTGGTGCCCTGCGCCCATCCTGA
- a CDS encoding Spx/MgsR family RNA polymerase-binding regulatory protein: MTISLFGINNCDTCRKARRWLDDKGIEYQWHDIRKDGLTAEQLQRWLDGVGSHSLINRRGPSWRKLDPDEQKGLNDGEIALFLANPTVIKRPILERNRTISVGFRDSEWQERFQA; this comes from the coding sequence ATGACTATCTCCCTTTTTGGCATCAATAACTGTGATACCTGCCGCAAGGCCCGCCGCTGGCTGGATGACAAGGGTATCGAATACCAGTGGCATGATATCCGCAAGGACGGGCTCACCGCAGAACAGTTACAGCGCTGGCTCGACGGCGTCGGCAGTCATAGCCTGATTAATCGGCGGGGACCGAGTTGGCGAAAGCTAGATCCCGACGAGCAGAAAGGTCTCAACGATGGAGAGATTGCCCTGTTTCTGGCCAACCCAACCGTCATCAAGCGCCCAATACTGGAACGAAATCGTACTATTTCGGTCGGTTTCAGGGACAGCGAATGGCAAGAACGCTTCCAGGCCTAG
- the dapD gene encoding 2,3,4,5-tetrahydropyridine-2,6-dicarboxylate N-succinyltransferase, which produces MSELKPIIEKAFENRGDISPGKADPAVIEAVDKALRMLDSGEARVAEKKDGEWIVNEWLKKAVLLSFRLRDNRVIDGGYTRFFDKVPLKHADYSEDDFRRDGVRVVPPATVRAGAHVAKDAVLMPSYINIGAWVGSGTMVDTWSTVGSCAQIGNNVHLSGGVGIGGVLEPLQATPTIVEDNCFIGARSEIVEGMIVEEGAVISMGVYLGQSTRIFDRASGEVIRGRVPAGSVVVPGTLPAKDGSHSLYAAIIVKRVDAATRAKVGINELLRSAE; this is translated from the coding sequence ATGAGTGAACTAAAGCCGATAATTGAAAAAGCATTCGAGAACCGTGGAGATATCAGTCCCGGGAAAGCAGACCCTGCCGTTATTGAGGCGGTGGATAAGGCCTTGAGGATGTTGGACTCAGGTGAGGCCCGGGTGGCGGAAAAGAAAGATGGGGAATGGATCGTCAATGAATGGCTGAAAAAGGCCGTTCTGCTTTCCTTCCGCCTGCGGGATAACCGGGTCATTGATGGCGGCTATACCCGCTTCTTCGACAAGGTCCCGCTCAAGCATGCCGACTACAGCGAAGACGATTTCCGTCGCGATGGGGTGCGTGTGGTACCCCCGGCCACCGTTCGTGCTGGTGCCCATGTGGCCAAAGACGCCGTGCTCATGCCCAGCTACATCAACATCGGTGCCTGGGTAGGCTCGGGCACCATGGTGGACACCTGGTCCACGGTGGGCTCCTGTGCCCAGATCGGCAACAATGTGCATCTCTCCGGTGGCGTGGGCATCGGCGGCGTGCTGGAACCCCTGCAGGCCACCCCCACCATCGTGGAAGACAACTGCTTCATCGGCGCCCGCTCGGAAATCGTGGAAGGCATGATCGTCGAGGAAGGCGCAGTGATCAGCATGGGCGTGTACCTCGGCCAGAGCACCCGAATCTTTGACCGGGCATCCGGAGAAGTCATCCGGGGCCGGGTCCCGGCCGGTTCCGTGGTGGTACCCGGCACCCTGCCTGCCAAGGACGGCAGCCACAGCCTGTATGCTGCCATCATCGTCAAGCGGGTGGATGCCGCCACCCGGGCCAAAGTGGGCATCAACGAACTGCTGCGGAGTGCGGAATGA